The Ornithinimicrobium sufpigmenti genome includes the window GACTCGGAGTGCAACCCGGCAGCCAGGACCTCGTCGTGGACGACCTTGCGCTCGAACGCCGTCATCGGCTCCAGCTCGCGGCGCTCACCGCTCTCCTTGACCGCGGCGATCGCCTGCTGGGCCGTCTTCACCAGCTCACTGCGCCTGCCGGAGCGGTACCCCGCCACGTCAAGCATGAGCCGGCTGCGGTCACCGGTCTCCGCCTGGACGGCGAGTCGGGTCAGCTCCTGCAGCGCCTCCAGGACCTCACCACCGGGGCCGACCAGCCGCTGGGGGGCGGCGCCATCCTCGGAGTCCACGATGGCCACCGCGGCTCGGTCGCCGTCCACGTCGACCTCGAGGTCACCGTCCAGGTCGGCGATGTCCAGCAGCGTCTCCAGGAAGTCCGCGGCGATCTCCCCCTCTCGGACCAGGTCCTGGGCAGCGACCTGGGACCGGGGGGACGCCGCCCCGAGGGTGTCTGCTGAGGCGGATGTGTCCCCGTCCACCTCGTCCACCTCGGCAGCCTCCTCCGTCTCTTCCGCCTCATCCGCCGCAGGGGCGTGGGGGTTCTCGGGCGTCGTGGTCGTCTCGTCCGTGTCCGACGTCG containing:
- a CDS encoding protein jag; amino-acid sequence: MSTSTSQPEDGTVLDTPAEDNVQTTSDTDETTTTPENPHAPAADEAEETEEAAEVDEVDGDTSASADTLGAASPRSQVAAQDLVREGEIAADFLETLLDIADLDGDLEVDVDGDRAAVAIVDSEDGAAPQRLVGPGGEVLEALQELTRLAVQAETGDRSRLMLDVAGYRSGRRSELVKTAQQAIAAVKESGERRELEPMTAFERKVVHDEVLAAGLHSESEGAEPGRYVVILPGS